One window of Henckelia pumila isolate YLH828 unplaced genomic scaffold, ASM3356847v2 CTG_525:::fragment_3, whole genome shotgun sequence genomic DNA carries:
- the LOC140873051 gene encoding protein NRT1/ PTR FAMILY 6.2 has translation MEGKVQCLGVADAVDYKGFPADKSKTGGWIPAALILVIEICERLSTMGIAVNLITYLGGTMHLPSSTSANIVTDFMGTCFLLCLLGGFLADSFLGRYNTIAIFAVIQMLGTGLLAITTRLPQLRPPSCEDHAMNCKQANEFQMGMLYLALYIIALGTGGLKSSVSGFGTDQFDEKDEKEKSQMAYFFNRFFFFISIGTLTAVTVLVYIQDEVGRSLAYGICTISMAVAILLFFSGTKRYRYKRSMGSPVVQILQVVAAAIKKRDMNVPHVVDMLYEDSPEGSRIHHTDQFRCLDKAAIVTEEDLGKGMNCSMPVNPWKLCSVTRVEEVKMMGRLLPIWATTIIFWTTYAQMITFSVQQASTMNRSIGHFQIPAGSLTVFFVAAILMTLAVYDRIIMPLWKKWKGKQGFSSLQKIAIGLVLSTIGMMAASLTEMKRLSVVKAHWDRTSPDLPISVFLLIPQFFLVGSGEAFIYTGQLDFFITQSPKGMKTMSTGLFLTTLSLGFFVSSFLVTVVTKVTGANGGQGWLADDINKGRLDCFYGLLAVLGLINLGIYLICAMWYKPQKAKPAMQIEIANNCDDKC, from the exons ATG gAGGGAAAAGTTCAGTGTTTGGGTGTTGCAGATGCAGTGGACTACAAGGGATTTCCGGCCGACAAGTCCAAAACTGGGGGCTGGATTCCTGCTGCACTTATCCTAG TTATAGAAATATGCGAGAGGCTTTCAACAATGGGAATAGCAGTGAATCTTATTACATATTTGGGAGGAACGATGCATCTGCCGAGCTCTACTTCGGCCAACATTGTCACAGATTTCATGGGCACGTGTTTTCTCCTGTGTTTGCTTGGAGGATTTCTTGCTGATTCATTTCTTGGAAGATACAATACAATCGCCATCTTCGCCGTAATACAGATGCTG GGAACCGGCCTGCTCGCAATCACAACTAGGCTGCCACAACTCAGGCCACCATCTTGTGAAGATCATGCCATGAATTGTAAGCAAGCCAATGAATTCCAAATGGGAATGCTGTATCTTGCCCTATACATCATAGCCTTAGGCACTGGAGGTCTCAAATCAAGCGTTTCTGGATTCGGGACCGATCAATTCGATGAGAAAGATGAGAAGGAAAAATCCCAGATGGCCTATTTCTTCAACAGATTCTTTTTCTTCATAAGTATTGGCACTTTGACAGCAGTCACTGTTCTGGTTTACATACAAGACGAAGTTGGTCGAAGCTTGGCTTATGGGATTTGTACCATTTCAATGGCTGTAGCAATCTTGTTGTTCTTTTCGGGGACTAAGAGATATAGGTATAAGAGAAGCATGGGGAGTCCTGTCGTTCAGATTCTTCAAGTGGTCGCTGCAGCAATAAAGAAAAGAGATATGAATGTTCCACATGTAGTCGACATGTTGTACGAGGATTCCCCCGAGGGTTCAAGAATCCATCACACAGATCAGTTCCG GTGTTTGGACAAGGCAGCCATTGTGACAGAAGAAGATCTTGGTAAAGGAATGAACTGTTCGATGCCTGTTAATCCATGGAAGCTATGCTCGGTAACGAGGGTGGAAGAAGTGAAGATGATGGGGAGATTGCTGCCAATATGGGCTACAACTATCATATTTTGGACAACCTACGCACAGATGATCACCTTCTCAGTTCAACAAGCATCCACCATGAATCGATCAATTGGTCATTTCCAGATTCCAGCAGGCTCACTCACTGTCTTCTTTGTGGCTGCTATTCTGATGACATTAGCGGTTTATGATCGAATCATCATGCCGCTTTGGAAAAAATGGAAAGGGAAACAAG GTTTCTCCAGCCTACAAAAAATCGCTATCGGACTAGTTCTCTCCACAATAGGAATGATGGCTGCAAGTCTTACAGAGATGAAGAGGCTATCAGTCGTAAAGGCACACTGGGACCGAACCTCCCCGGATCTTCCTATAAGTGTATTCCTCCTGATTCCACAGTTTTTTCTAGTGGGATCAGGGGAGGCGTTCATATATACAGGGCAGCTGGATTTCTTCATCACACAATCTCCCAAAGGAATGAAAACAATGAGCACTGGCCTCTTCTTGACAACTCTTTCACTTGGTTTTTTTGTGAGTAGTTTCTTGGTGACAGTTGTGACAAAGGTGACAGGAGCCAATGGTGGCCAAGGATGGCTTGCAGATGATATAAATAAGGGTCGTCTCGATTGCTTCTACGGGCTTCTGGCTGTTTTGGGGTTGATAAATCTTGGGATATATCTAATATGTGCTATGTGGTACAAACCTCAGAAAGCTAAACCTGCTATGCAGATTGAGATAGCGAACAATTGTGATGATAAATGTTGA